Proteins encoded in a region of the Podarcis muralis chromosome 6, rPodMur119.hap1.1, whole genome shotgun sequence genome:
- the SFRP5 gene encoding secreted frizzled-related protein 5 isoform X2, with product MMSPCPWNALGTVLLVLVQGWALSVSQEYDYYSWQSDNFQHGRFYTKQPQCVDIPADLQLCHNVGYKRMRLPNLLEHESMPEVKQQASSWVPLLAKRCHSDTQLFLCSLFAPVCLDRPIYPCRSLCEVVRDSCAPVMESYGFPWPDMLNCNKFPFDNDLCIAVQFGNSQATQPPERQGGATSHLTHPRTQNGPGVGPTMSSCLPPGWIAKRGSIASHGAFHLPGLICQRSAPNARWSTRQMASWSKCVPVTLW from the exons ATGATGTCACCCTGCCCATGGAATGCCCTGGGCACTGTGCTGCTGGTTCTGGTGCAGGGCTGGGCGCTGTCCGTGAGTCAGGAGTACGACTACTACAGCTGGCAATCCGACAACTTCCAGCATGGACGCTTCTACACTAAGCAGCCCCAGTGCGTGGACATCCCGGCCGACCTGCAGCTCTGCCACAACGTGGGCTACAAGCGCATGCGTCTCCCTAACCTGCTGGAACACGAATCCATGCCAGAGGTAAAGCAGCAAGCCAGCAGCTGGGTGCCCCTGCTGGCCAAGCGGTGCCATTCCGACACACAGCTTTTCCTGTGCTCCCTCTTTGCACCTGTCTGCCTGGACCGGCCCATCTACCCCTGCAGGTCACTGTGCGAGGTGGTGCGCGACTCGTGCGCTCCTGTCATGGAATCCTACGGCTTCCCTTGGCCTGACATGCTCAACTGCAACAAGTTCCCCTTCGACAATGACCTGTGCATCGCTGTGCAGTTTGGAAACAGTCAGGCAACTCAGCCACCAG AGAGGCAGGGTGGTGCTACATCTCATTTAACCCACCCTAGGACACAGAATGGCCCCGGAGTGGGTCCCACCATGTCCTCATGCCTTCCACCAGGATGGATAGCCAAAAGAGGCTCCATAGCTTCCCATGGAGCATTTCATCTGCCTGGATTAATA TGTCAAAGATCTGCACCCAATGCGAGATGGAGCACAAGGCAGATGGCATCATGGAGCAAATGTGTTCCAGTGACTTTG TGGTGA
- the SFRP5 gene encoding secreted frizzled-related protein 5 isoform X1, producing the protein MMSPCPWNALGTVLLVLVQGWALSVSQEYDYYSWQSDNFQHGRFYTKQPQCVDIPADLQLCHNVGYKRMRLPNLLEHESMPEVKQQASSWVPLLAKRCHSDTQLFLCSLFAPVCLDRPIYPCRSLCEVVRDSCAPVMESYGFPWPDMLNCNKFPFDNDLCIAVQFGNSQATQPPVSKICTQCEMEHKADGIMEQMCSSDFVVKMRIKEIKKENGERRLVAAQKKKKLLKVGPLKRKDTKKLVLHMKNAGACPCPQLDDLSGSFLVMGRKVGGRLLVLAIYRWEKKNKEMKFAVKFMFSYPCSMHYPFFYGADPH; encoded by the exons ATGATGTCACCCTGCCCATGGAATGCCCTGGGCACTGTGCTGCTGGTTCTGGTGCAGGGCTGGGCGCTGTCCGTGAGTCAGGAGTACGACTACTACAGCTGGCAATCCGACAACTTCCAGCATGGACGCTTCTACACTAAGCAGCCCCAGTGCGTGGACATCCCGGCCGACCTGCAGCTCTGCCACAACGTGGGCTACAAGCGCATGCGTCTCCCTAACCTGCTGGAACACGAATCCATGCCAGAGGTAAAGCAGCAAGCCAGCAGCTGGGTGCCCCTGCTGGCCAAGCGGTGCCATTCCGACACACAGCTTTTCCTGTGCTCCCTCTTTGCACCTGTCTGCCTGGACCGGCCCATCTACCCCTGCAGGTCACTGTGCGAGGTGGTGCGCGACTCGTGCGCTCCTGTCATGGAATCCTACGGCTTCCCTTGGCCTGACATGCTCAACTGCAACAAGTTCCCCTTCGACAATGACCTGTGCATCGCTGTGCAGTTTGGAAACAGTCAGGCAACTCAGCCACCAG TGTCAAAGATCTGCACCCAATGCGAGATGGAGCACAAGGCAGATGGCATCATGGAGCAAATGTGTTCCAGTGACTTTG TGGTGAAGATGCgcatcaaggagataaagaaagaGAATGGGGAGAGGCGATTGGTGGCtgcgcagaagaagaaaaagctgctCAAAGTGGGGCCGTTGAAGCGCAAGGACACCAAGAAGCTGGTGCTGCACATGAAGAACGCAGgtgcctgcccctgcccccagctTGATGACCTCAGTGGCAGCTTTCTGGTGATGGGGCGAAAGGTGGGTGGGAGGTTGCTAGTCTTGGCCATTTACCGCTGGGAGAAGAAGAATAAGGAGATGAAATTTGCTGTCAAATTCATGTTCTCCTACCCTTGTTCCATGCACTACCCCTTCTTCTATGGGGCAGACCCCCACTGA